In Janthinobacterium sp. J1-1, a single genomic region encodes these proteins:
- a CDS encoding phosphoglycerate kinase has protein sequence MSAVLNFIRLQDLIDQNALQGKRVFIRADLNVPQDDSGKITEDTRIRASVPAIRAALAAGAAVMVTSHLGRPTEGEFKPADSLAPVAVRLSELLGQAVELKQDWIDGAGLESLAAGQVVLLENVRVNKGEKKNSDELAQKMAKLCDIYVNDAFGTAHRAEASTHGIAKFAPVACAGPLLAAELDALGKALHAPARPLLAIVAGSKVSSKLTILKALSDKVDNLIVGGGIANTFMKAVGLNVGKSLVEAELVDEAKAIIEIMAQRGAQVPIPVDVVCAKEFSPTATATVKDVADVADDDMILDIGPKTAALLAEQIGAAGTIVWNGPVGVFEFDQFGHGTKTLALAIAESKAFSIAGGGDTLAAIAKYDITDKISYISTGGGAFLEFLEGKTLPAVEVLVQRAG, from the coding sequence ATGTCAGCTGTTCTCAACTTCATCCGTCTGCAAGATTTGATCGACCAAAACGCCCTGCAAGGCAAGCGCGTATTCATCCGCGCCGACCTGAACGTGCCGCAAGATGACAGTGGCAAGATCACTGAAGACACCCGCATCCGCGCCTCGGTGCCGGCGATCCGCGCCGCACTGGCCGCTGGCGCCGCCGTCATGGTGACCTCGCACCTGGGCCGTCCGACCGAAGGCGAATTCAAGCCGGCCGACAGCCTGGCGCCGGTCGCGGTCCGTTTGTCGGAACTGCTGGGCCAGGCAGTGGAATTGAAACAGGACTGGATCGACGGCGCCGGCCTGGAATCCCTGGCCGCCGGCCAGGTGGTGCTGCTGGAAAACGTGCGCGTCAACAAGGGCGAAAAGAAAAACAGCGATGAACTGGCGCAAAAAATGGCCAAGCTGTGCGATATCTATGTCAACGACGCCTTCGGCACCGCCCACCGCGCCGAAGCCTCCACCCACGGCATCGCCAAGTTCGCCCCGGTCGCCTGCGCCGGCCCGCTGCTGGCCGCCGAACTGGACGCGCTGGGCAAGGCGCTGCATGCGCCGGCCAGGCCGCTGCTGGCCATCGTTGCCGGTTCCAAAGTGTCGAGCAAGCTGACCATCCTCAAGGCCTTGTCCGACAAGGTCGATAACCTGATCGTCGGGGGCGGCATCGCCAACACCTTCATGAAGGCGGTCGGCTTGAATGTAGGCAAGTCGCTGGTGGAAGCGGAACTGGTCGATGAAGCCAAGGCCATCATCGAGATCATGGCCCAGCGCGGCGCGCAAGTGCCGATTCCGGTCGACGTGGTATGCGCCAAGGAATTCTCGCCAACCGCGACGGCCACCGTCAAGGACGTGGCCGATGTGGCGGACGACGACATGATTCTCGATATCGGCCCGAAAACAGCGGCCCTGCTGGCCGAACAGATTGGCGCTGCCGGCACCATCGTCTGGAACGGTCCGGTCGGTGTATTCGAATTCGATCAGTTCGGCCATGGCACGAAAACGCTGGCGCTGGCCATTGCCGAGTCGAAAGCGTTCTCGATCGCCGGTGGTGGCGACACCCTGGCGGCGATTGCAAAATATGACATTACCGATAAAATCAGCTATATCTCGACCGGCGGCGGCGCCTTCCTGGAATTCCTGGAAGGCAAGACTTTGCCAGCAGTCGAAGTATTGGTCCAGCGCGCCGGCTAA
- a CDS encoding AzlD domain-containing protein yields the protein MADAINLDSFDVWATIVVLVLATAATRSTFWLVGHHITIPRRVNEMLRFAPACALAAIIAPDLLMDGAQVQLDLFNLKLLSGIAATIFYLIRRNMLQTIVFGMLVFTGLRLLHVFQ from the coding sequence ATGGCTGACGCAATCAACCTGGACAGTTTTGACGTATGGGCCACCATCGTGGTGCTGGTGCTGGCCACGGCCGCCACCCGCAGCACCTTCTGGCTGGTGGGCCATCACATCACGATTCCGCGCCGCGTGAACGAGATGCTGCGCTTTGCGCCGGCCTGCGCGCTGGCGGCGATTATCGCGCCCGACCTGCTGATGGATGGCGCCCAGGTACAGCTCGACCTGTTCAATTTGAAACTGCTGTCCGGTATTGCCGCGACGATTTTTTATTTGATACGGCGCAATATGCTGCAAACCATCGTGTTCGGCATGCTGGTTTTCACCGGATTGCGCTTGTTGCATGTTTTTCAGTAA